ATCGTGTAAAACTCTAGGTCAAAAGGAACGCTCCTGAAGAGAGCTGAGTAGTCTGGTTATATATCGTTTCACACATCGCCTCGTAAGAAGACTTCCATGACGAACCACCCTGGTCAATCTCATCCGAATGATCTGCTGAGTCAAACCTATATCCTGGATGCTGGTCAAACGCACTTGGCAGAACCCCGATCCGGCAGGCTGTGGATGTGGATATCCGTCAAAGAACAGTTACAGCTCGGAGAACAGGTGAAGATGATTTGAGCTATAGTACTCCCGGTCGACATAGGAATCGTCATAACGACTTGCGTGCTCATCTCCACCGCACGTGGCGGGCCGTAACAATGATATGCAGAGTTCATGCGCAGAAACGGCCACCCGCTTGCCCACCCTGCAATTCGCCCAAGCGCTGGCAGATACCAACGAAATGTAAGTACACAAGCGCCGAGCACAATGATACACCTATAACTCCAACCTCACCTAAAGACATGGCTTGTCGCTCCCCAAACGCTAGCCATGGGATGTCGATACCGTCAAGAACATCCTGGAGAACTGATGCAACCAAAACACAAGGTCAAGACCTCCCCGGGTGCTCAGCTGCTATGCGACCGCAGCAAGACCTCCTATCTTCAAGTCAGTAATGTTCACATAACTTGGCTGTAGCGCTTACTTCACGCACTCTTGACAGCGGATCCTCTTGATCGGCAGTAACGATCGCAGGACTTTCCAGGCCAGATGGTCCACTTTCCGTGGCCCCTCGTGGTCCCACACCAGGTCGTTTGGGTGTCATCAATCTGTTGTGATCTGGGCTACTATCAGAACTCTTTTCCTCATCCATGAGCAGACTACGTCCGTCTTTTTGTCGTTCGAGTAACGCACCGCCTAGCGTAGCACATTTCAGGATTGTCTGAATGAGCTGGTTTGGTTTGAGGGGCTTGGAGAGGTATTCATCCATCTGAGCTTGGATGCACTTCTCTCGATCTCCCAACATGGCGTGCGCTGTGAGTGCCACTATCGGGGACCTGGCCAGTTCGTGCATCTTCTCGTATTCGCGAATCTTGGCCGTGGCTTCGAATCCACCCATGACTGGCATTTGCACGTCCATGAGCACGACGTCGAACCGTCGCGTCTTGATGGCCTCGAACGCTTCCAGTCCGTTATTGGCAACGGTGACCTTGTGGTTGTGTTTCGTCAGTATCTTCACAGCCAGTTTCTGGTTGACAGCATTGTCTTCTGCCAGCAAGATGTCAAAAGTTCGGGTGTGGTCAGCAGAGATTGGTGCAGCTCGGCCCTCCAATGCAGGTATGAGCGCGTTACCAAGATCCACGGGTAAGCATGGTACCGTCATGTAGCTGGAAATGCCGTTCTCCAACGCAGTCTTGAAGTTGACTGAAATGGCGGGAGCCAGCATGACAATGGGGATATACTTGAAGCGCTCCAGGCTGCGGAGCTTCTGTGCTGTGTCACCATTGTCGACTATCACGCAGTCATACTGGTCATCAGGGTTGAGCTCGGCTGGAGGCGTCCTCCCGTTGCCAACCACGCAAGGGACCAGGTCCAGTGCTTTGATGTTATCCGCGATGTCGTCTGCGCACTCCGTGAAGCCGTTGTCCACGAACAGGACCTTGTGTTTGCGGTATTGCTGGAGTTGTGGCGCCACTCGTTGAGGGTCGTTGGGTCCTAGTCGGACTACACAGGTGAAGAAGAATGTACTTCCTGCACCATATGTTGACTCCACCCACATTTTGCCGCGCATGAGAGTGACAAGTCTTCGCGAAATGGACAGACCGAGACCTGTGCCACCAAACTTGCGAGTGGTGGAGCCATCTGCTTGCTGGAAGGTGTCGAAGATGAGGTCCAACTTGTTCGAATGGATACCGATACCAGTGTCAGAGACTGCGAACTTAACCACGACCTCTCCTTCATTGCATGGCATTGTGTGATCCGAGTCGATCCTGACGCGGACTTCTCCGTGCTCAGTGAACTTGATTGCATTTCCAGCCAAGTTGAGGATGATTTGCCGCAGTCGGAAGGAATCGCCCACGATATAGTCCGGAACAGAGTTGCCGGTGTCGTAGATCAAGCTTATGTCCTTCTCGTTCGCTCGTACTGCTAAGGACTTGAGACTGTTAAACACCAGTCCGCGAAGTGAGAATGGCTCCTCTTCCAAGATCATACGGTTGGCCTCGATCTTGGAGATGTCTAGAATGTCATCGATGATGGTGAGTAAGCTGTTTGCCAACGAGAAGACAATATTCAGCATGTCCCGTTGATTTTGCTCCAGTTCCGTGTCCAATGTTAACTGCGTCATGCCAATGATACCGTTCATCGGCGTGCGAATCTCGTGGGACATGTTCGCCAAGAATTCGGACTTGGTCTTGTTGGCCAGCTCGGCAGCCTCTCTTGCTTGATTGTTCTTCTGGATACTTTCTCGCAAGTTCAGTACCATGCGGTTGATCTTGTTCTTGAGCTCGTTCATTTCTCCGGAGGCTTCCACGTTGATCATCTTTGTGAAATCGCCCTTCATGGCAGCATGCGTGATATCTGCGAAAGCGCGCACTTGCGAAGTCAAGTTCTGCGCCATGATGTTGACATCGGTCGTGATCTCTTTCCAGCGTCCGGTGATGCCTTCGACTTCGGCCTGGCCACCCATCTTACCATCAACGCCCACATCTCGTGCCACACGTTTCACAGCAAGTGACCAGGCGTCCAATCTTGTAACCATGTCGTTGATGGTGTCCTTGAGTGTTTGGATTTCGCCTTGTGCATGGACCTTGATACGCTGGCTCATGTCTCCGCGTGCAATGGCTTGCGTGACATCGGAAATGCTACGCACTTGACTGGTCAGGTTGTTGGCCATGGTGTTCACATTGTCTGTGAGGTCCTTCCATTTGCCTTCGACATTCTCAACTTCTGCTTGTCCACCTAGCACACCTTCGGTTCCGACTTCTCGCGAGACTCTGCTAACCTCGAAAGCGAATTTGCCAAGCCGGTCAACCATGGTATTGATGGTGTTCTTCAAGGCCAGGATCTCTCCCTTGACCTCGACTTCGACCTTCTTGCTGAGATCTCCCTGGGCCACGGCTGTCGTGACTTCGGCAATCTCACGCACTTGTGTGGTGAGGTTCATGGCCATGCCGTTTACATTCTCGGTCAAATCTTTCCATGTTCCCTCAACGCCGTGCACGGTGGCCTGCCCGCCGAGTCGTCCCTCTGTTCCGACTTCGCGTGCGATTGTTGTGACTTCTTGGGAGAATTGTCGAAGTCGACCCACCATGGAGTTGATTGTTGTCTTCAATGCCAGAATCTCACCCTTGCAGGGTGCTTTGACTTGTCGCGTAAGATCACCTTGCGCGACTGCTGTCGTAACTTCCGCAATGTCCCTCACCTGTGCTGTTAAGTTGTTCGCCATGGCATTGACGTTGACGGTGAGATCGTTCCACATGCCCTGTACACCTTCGATCTGCGCTTGTCCGCCGAGGACACCCTCCGTACCGACATCGCGGGACACCCTCGTGACTTCGGTTGCAAAGGTTCGCAGTTGACCCACCATGGCGTTTATCGTTTGTTGTAGCTGAAGAATCTCACCTCTTGCTGGACGCTGGATCTTGCGGCTAAGATCACCTTGCGCGACTGCGGTAGTCACAACTGCAATCTCTCGTACTTGGTCTGTAAGGTTCTGCGCCATGACGTTGACTGAGAGTGTTAGCTATACGATGTCCTGGCCAATGGCTTGAGTACATACCATTCTGTGTCAGCTCCGCCCAGATACCGTCCACTCCAGGCACGATAGCTTGACCACCCAGGCGTCCTTCTGTGCCGACTTCCCTGGCCAAGTGAGTAACCTGACTAGCGAACTCCTGCAGTTGGTCCACCATGCGATTGATCGTGTGCTTGAAGCGGGCAATCTCGGGATCTTTCTCTGTTGCATGAATGAGCACCTTCTTGCTGAGGTCTCCATTCGCTACAGCAGTAATGATTGTGCCGATTTCTCGTAACACCTTTTGGTACGTAGCATTGATCTGAGCATTCTTCTCAATCTCGCGCTTCAACTGCTCAATCGACTGCGAGTTACCCAGTGTGTCAAGAGCAGCCTTGGTAGCGCTCTGCTGGTGGGTGAGCTGCGACTTGATGCCATCGATGAAGTCCTTCTGACTCTTAATTTCTTGCGCCTGCTGCTCGATGTGCTCCCGGAGGAAGTTGAACTGCTCTTCTGTAAGCTGGCGTGAGTGCGGCGGCTCGCCTTCGCCTTTTGCGAGAATGCTGTTAACCCATGATGCTGATCGTTGACGAGGGTTGGCCGCACCTGCCGATCTGGTAGAAGTTGGACTGTCCGGGGGAAAGGCCGAGGATATGGGCTCATTCGGTGTGATGGGCAGAGAGCTTGCACCACCTGTCGCGCGAGCTTCGAGAAACTGTATGCGCAGGTTTAGCGCGGTCAGTTCGCGCTCCAGTGTCCGCTTCTCTATTGTATCGTCCCCGGGCAGTGTGATCTTGTTGCTTTCAACGCCATTGGCAATGGCCGACGCGGGAAACGACTCCGGGTCCAGTGGAGCAGCATACTGTTTGGCGAAGTTGCTGAGTATGCTGGCGACCGCCGCGGAGGTCTCCTCGTGTGGCATAATAGGGTGGTTGAGTCGAGGTCGTCGATGGTCAGGCGGGCATAGCAGCTTTTGCTGCAGCGCGTGTGCGTTGCTAGGGAAGGGACACGACCTCTTCGTCGTGACGGCGGCGTGGAGGCCGACTGTCGAGCTAGTGCTCGTGCAGTCTCGACGCGGGCTGGGTAGGTAGCGGTGGCGGTAGCATGCGTCTAGGGATGAAATGCCATGTGTCGATGCGGTTGATGGGATGcgggggggggggggggcGTAGGGCGTGGCACGAGGTAAGGACTGCGGGAACGGCGATGGCGATGAGATTGTTGCGCGCAGAGACTCGCGCCTGCCAGGCGTGGTAGACGGTAGTGGAGGTGTAAGTGGACCCTTTCACTCTTAATCGATCCCTGTGGCCTCGTCTAGGAAGCCTATCGTTGCGCTAGTTTTGCTCCCGAGCAGTGACTAGTGAGTACAAAGCGATCACACTCCTTTCTTCCCGCCGCCGAGCGAGTGCTGTAGTTCTGGCTATGATGTCGCGCCCATGAGAAGAAGATCGAAGTGATTGTTCGCGGCGGCAGGAAGTCAAGACGCGGCGGCTGCTGCAGTGCGGCAACTAGAGCACGAGAAGGTTCAAACACGAACATACTGTATGCGCACTAGAGTACCACTGTCCACACCGGCACGAGACTCGTCGCGCTTCTACGACTACTTCGACATGTACGTGCTCACCCCTGCGAGGATGAAACGTGTTACGTGGTCAGCCATACACAACGCGGGCTCGCTCTGTAGACTGTAGTGGCACTGGCTGCAGGCTGCAGCATCTCACCACTTTGGGCGCGTGGGCTTGCCATCTGTGTCACCTTCTCCGCTGAGCTTCCGCCGCTGGGCGTTAGAACTACCTTGCTACTCTTCGCGATACGGCCTCCTACAAAGCTGCAATCCACGTGCAATCTCCTCCGCTTGCCACAAATACACTTTCACACATGGGACATGAAACACGACATCTACGTCACCGCTTGAGAAGCTGCAATCTTACATGTATTTTGGATGATTAGAGTTGTACCGCATCTGCAGGGCTGCACTCAAATTCGGCTTGGCTCGCTTCCAT
This genomic window from Fulvia fulva chromosome 4, complete sequence contains:
- a CDS encoding Histidine protein kinase NIK1, translated to MPHEETSAAVASILSNFAKQYAAPLDPESFPASAIANGVESNKITLPGDDTIEKRTLERELTALNLRIQFLEARATGGASSLPITPNEPISSAFPPDSPTSTRSAGAANPRQRSASWVNSILAKGEGEPPHSRQLTEEQFNFLREHIEQQAQEIKSQKDFIDGIKSQLTHQQSATKAALDTLGNSQSIEQLKREIEKNAQINATYQKVLREIGTIITAVANGDLSKKVLIHATEKDPEIARFKHTINRMVDQLQEFASQVTHLAREVGTEGRLGGQAIVPGVDGIWAELTQNVNVMAQNLTDQVREIAVVTTAVAQGDLSRKIQRPARGEILQLQQTINAMVGQLRTFATEVTRVSRDVGTEGVLGGQAQIEGVQGMWNDLTVNVNAMANNLTAQVRDIAEVTTAVAQGDLTRQVKAPCKGEILALKTTINSMVGRLRQFSQEVTTIAREVGTEGRLGGQATVHGVEGTWKDLTENVNGMAMNLTTQVREIAEVTTAVAQGDLSKKVEVEVKGEILALKNTINTMVDRLGKFAFEVSRVSREVGTEGVLGGQAEVENVEGKWKDLTDNVNTMANNLTSQVRSISDVTQAIARGDMSQRIKVHAQGEIQTLKDTINDMVTRLDAWSLAVKRVARDVGVDGKMGGQAEVEGITGRWKEITTDVNIMAQNLTSQVRAFADITHAAMKGDFTKMINVEASGEMNELKNKINRMVLNLRESIQKNNQAREAAELANKTKSEFLANMSHEIRTPMNGIIGMTQLTLDTELEQNQRDMLNIVFSLANSLLTIIDDILDISKIEANRMILEEEPFSLRGLVFNSLKSLAVRANEKDISLIYDTGNSVPDYIVGDSFRLRQIILNLAGNAIKFTEHGEVRVRIDSDHTMPCNEGEVVVKFAVSDTGIGIHSNKLDLIFDTFQQADGSTTRKFGGTGLGLSISRRLVTLMRGKMWVESTYGAGSTFFFTCVVRLGPNDPQRVAPQLQQYRKHKVLFVDNGFTECADDIADNIKALDLVPCVVGNGRTPPAELNPDDQYDCVIVDNGDTAQKLRSLERFKYIPIVMLAPAISVNFKTALENGISSYMTVPCLPVDLGNALIPALEGRAAPISADHTRTFDILLAEDNAVNQKLAVKILTKHNHKVTVANNGLEAFEAIKTRRFDVVLMDVQMPVMGGFEATAKIREYEKMHELARSPIVALTAHAMLGDREKCIQAQMDEYLSKPLKPNQLIQTILKCATLGGALLERQKDGRSLLMDEEKSSDSSPDHNRLMTPKRPGVGPRGATESGPSGLESPAIVTADQEDPLSREVLLRSHSS